TTCAAATCATATGGTTTGTAGAATTGAAGCTCTCATAATGTATTATGATATCATTATAAGAGCTGGAGAAGACATCATTTTAAGATGTTAGAGAAAGACCTACAAGGCTAAAATTGTGGGTCGAAGTGGTAAGGAACGACCAGACACAAAAAAGTTACACCTCAACCAACCAAGGACCGCAACAACAAACAAGTTACAACCATTTATGAGGCTGATGCTGTGAGAGTTGTTATGTCCTCAAGCGTCTATGGGTCTTCTCTACATGTCATAAATTTATTGGTTCACAGAGTTCCTCGTAGCATCTTTGTTCTTTGGTTATTATTACTCTCGTATAGTAttgttatttttctatttttatttcggACCCCAAGATGGAATAGAGAAGGATACAAAACTAGTAAATGCAACTTGGGTCATGGACCCCTTCAGGCTACACTTTTCTGCTACTGCTGAGAATGTATGGTGTATAACAGTGTACATTCTAACAATTACCccacatatctttttttttttcataccaAGCATTGTCGCGCGATTTGTCTCTCGCTCTTTGCTGCTGCTGGTTTTAGCTTGATTTCGTACAGCTTCGGCCACAGTTTCCCCGTTACTGCAATATGCACAATCATCGAGATTCAAAATGTCATATGACTAGATAGAGAGTTTTATTACCAAACTCAAGGGACCGGACGAGATTTTTCTTACCAAAGAGACGCTTCTTCTCGCTGTCCCATGCTATACCATTCAAGACATCAATACGCTATAGTGCAAAGACAAGATTAAGGAAAGGGAAAACAAGTTTTGAAGATGACTGATTATAAGTCACAAAAATTTGTGAAATTCAGATATTCAACTTACCCCATGTCCAGAATGCAGCAATCCTTGTCtgcggagaaaaaaaaaagaagaatgatcAATTCTATAACACAGTGGTTTATATCCTACACAAATACTACATGTTAGAAGAGACAATACTAACCTTAATTCGGGAAGAAGTATCCATCCAAGTAGCGATCCATCCTTGGGTGAAATTCTAGCAATACAATCAGACTGCAACAGAGAGAGATACATATCAGCCTTATTCCTCCTACCTCAAAGTGAGCCAATGAATGAAGCCTAATGCACCAAAGTTTGATTTCACTTTGTGACATTTTGCATACATCATATCAATCGTCACAATGAATAAATGCAAATACCAAAAAGAACAGTTGAATTACCTGCCACACGTTCGCCCAAACTTCATTGTTTATGTACTCGAGTTCGTTAAGGTATCGTACCTCAATGCCATTATATTTGATTACATGCTTATCAGTAACTGCAGAGtcaataaaatcataaatatactCCCCAGTCCAGAAAATAAGTAAGTGGTTGAAGAAGACAAAAGCAAAGAATAAAACTCGAAAACCTTTCATTGTTCGAGGGTCCATCCGGTAAAGTGTAGAAGTGCCATCACTTCCAAACAACACTTGTCCATCGGTAGCCAAACCCCATCCATCTTTCATATGATGTTTAAATGGTTTTACCTAGAGTGAGATCAAATGGTCAACATGAAATGAGTACGGTCCATCCTAAAGTGGTAATGCAATGCAGACACGGTAACTTAACAACAACACTACAAGAACTAAAGGAACAAAGCTTTTCCTCTAAATTCATGAAAAGAAAAAGctgaattttaaatatagaaactataGCAAGCAGGCTGCCTTTGACGATTAATAGCTGAGAAAGCAAGCAAGCGATGCAAACAAAAATGAGTAGGAGAAGGACGGACTTTGGTTAAGTTGCTTAGATCATAAGAGAAACCCGTGGTCGTCAGCCATGCAACTTGAAAGAGGCTACAACAGATAACGTAATGAGTCGATCAGAGAACAAGGACCTAGAAACAGCAGAGGCGAGGCTCTTTCTGAACTACACAACGTAGCTTCAAAGGCTTTACCTTTCTCCAAGGAGCGTCAAACCCTCTCCAAAGTACTTATCCCCCATTTTTTCGATCACTTCAACCTAAGCAAGAAGGGAGAAACAAAACTAAGTTGTGTACTTCAATTAACATTCCATAAAACTCCATTCTcttgtaaaatataaaacaatcatTCCCCAATCACAATCACACACAACCTCAATGTTAGTCCAAAAGCGTACACCTTTACAAGATAAAAACCATACCTTTCCTGTCTGGAGAGACACTTTCCTCACTGAAGACTGTAaggggaaaagaaaaagagcagAAGAGATCAAACTCGAGCATCACATTGCAAAGATAATTGAAGAATCAACCAATGATTAAGAGACAAGATCTCGTAAAAAGAGTAAGACTTTGCTGCAGGGAAAAGCAAATCACCTGTCCGTATAAACCCGTAGATTCAAACAATGTATCGTCTCCTGCATAAAGAAGACCCTGAGTAAAGGCGTTTGGATCATGAGGAAACTCAGCAACAACTTCAATTTCATTGATCGTAGATAAAAGACCCAACGAGGAATCAGACGATCTTCCGGAGCCGTTGAAGGGcataaagaagagaaaaatggCGGCGGAGAAGAGAGCAAGAGGGATCGTCATCATCAAGATCCTCCTCCGAGAAGAGAAGAATTGGCGAGAAGCAGGAGTCGGGAGATGAGGAGGCATTGATCGCTGCTTGGTGTGTCTCTTCTTATAGGAGGAGGAAGATCGAGTGGCCATCAAAGTCCGTCAACTACGACGGCTGTACTTGGAAATGACCCGCCACCCAGATttgtaagcttttttttttgtaaattagacTTTGTATTTGtttcctctttctttttttttttatttaaagtaaTTCATTGAATGTCAGTGTAATGTGAAAGAGTTGTTTTGATATTTACATCCAGATTTAGTCTTCATGGATATTCAAGTAAAGACATTTTGGAATTGGTTTCTCTCATAAGGCATGTATGACTTTTCGGATATCTGTTCTGATTTGGTACTGATTTTTATCACATTTAGTTCCATTCCAGTTTTATATTCTCTGTTTCATCAAAAAATTGttactttacatttttttttatataaaaagagtgtcattttataatttctctACAATTTATGTTTAACTAGATCCTTGTCCGCGTTACGCGCAgatagtattttaattttttttaatattttttgtattattatgtcaattgtttagttttataaaatgttgtGTTTTTACAGTAAATTtggaattaaaaatctaattttctcttactgtaaagtaagttaatttttttgaatcttaccacaacacattatacatgaagagaatatagttggtttttatattcttatttggtgtaatattgaaaattttgatggtttgtttaaatggtttttttaaattatatattttaggattGATTTTTGTGACTATATTCTATAATTGTCTAAAAACAATTGTTTGTCCCATATAAACATCCACATAAATATGAACTTCTCataaatttgttcattgggatatttagtttcactttcaactttattcttttttttttgcacctTCATGCTAGCTTCTAGGGCTAGCCAACTTGGTGCAAAAGGGTTTACAAAAGTTGATCGAGATGCGCGTGATCGGACACCTTTTGCTAAGCTATTCGTActgaattttaaagatctaggAATATAAGCAATAGAAAGTTCAGAAAATTCTTTGGATACAGCCTCTATTTCGTCGAGCTCCGAGTCCAACGCAGGCCAATCTTCCTCCTTTTGAATGAGTGTAACCAGTTGTTCACAATCGATTGAAAGACCATCTCTCTGTGTCCAAACTTCAGTATCACTTGCATTACCCATAGCAAACTTTCCGCTTGCAGTGGTGATTTGGTGCGTGTATATCGGCCCTTGCTCCAAACAGCATTGGAAAGTCACCATCCATTAACACAAAACCAAGTCCAGATATGTCTCTTTCATTTATCTAGGATGTCTAGCAGGAGCGTTTCTTTACGGAGGAACAGTTGTGTCCGTTACCTCAACTCTCATATCAATCTCTATAATCTCGTCGTCTATACGTTGAGTTATCCTCCAACACTCTGCTTCAGTTTTATTcgctaatgagaaagacataATTTCTACAACACTattaatgattgttttttttgtaacaccgatACAGcaaacttatgttttatttaacaaaactcttattttaattttgtattaaagaatcaatcatattttatattatccataattttagtaaatttgcttatttgtcatgtttttattaggttttagctaaatcattgatttattatttatttttagctaagtcaataatttattaatttaaaaatacccttaattaatattatatatatattaaaaatgaattttattttagtaatattaaatttctattttatattaaaatttagttagtttttcttatttgtcatattttattaggtctTCGACTTTTAGataggttattgatttattattaatttctaactgattcgctaatgtgttaattaaaacaatacccttaataaattttatatataattaaaaacgaattttcttttaatcatataaaatttaaatgttatattaatattaaataattgattctaaaataatataataaaattatcaaaaaattttaaaataagataattcttatatatattttgtttctatctgaaaacaatatttttattataaaagttaaaaagatacaaaaaattataattaaatattattcaagaaaaaaacatttatataaagatattttctaaattatttctaagatatgagtgttttgaaaaatttaaccCGGGATGTTTGGAACACGAGATTATGTTTATGAGAGAGTGGCTCAAGAATGGGTTTCGAGATGGGTCGAATGGGATTTgaaaatagcttttttttttaactcaaaccTAGTCCGGATGACATGATATTTTGGTTGGTTCATAATATTTTGCCTATGTGGCAGGACTTAGAAAGGAGGGATTTAGtcacttttatatagtaggatttcagtacaatttatgtataaattCAGTTTACTATTAATTGTAAATTGCATtgattttctaaataattatgtctatttcaaacataaataattatgtaattaacaaaacataaatgtatttcatttgttttttaatCTGTGTAAAAATTATCAAAAGGACACTATTTTGTGAAATGAAAAGATATATCTAGATTAAATTGTTTATTGATTCATGAATTTTggattatttttaattgttttttaatctGTGTAAAAATCGTTTTTTAATCTGAATttacaaaacttaattttttttgtcaactataaTTTTATCAATGGAATTAGTGTTTCGGTTTATCTTTGCTTTGCTTTAATCAGAAGTGTAACATAAGTGAAAATGAGAGACAGAAGCTTGCAATTTGGTTGTGTGAAACACATGATCGCCATGGCTAACCCAAGTCTGGCTACACGCCATTTAAAACCCAGATACCTCCTAATTTTTGGCTCTAGTATTTGATCAACACTGTCCAAGCTACATAGGTGGCAGTGTCCATTAAACATTtgcttaataaaaaaaaaaaatgttccacTTGACTTGTTTCTAAAAAGCAATCCGCTCTCATATCCCATTTGGACAAAGCACAAGCTTCCATGacagacaagaaaaagaaacgGGAGTTTTAACACTAATCCTGGAAAGTGGAAACTAATAAAAGACTCCTTTCTTCAGACCAAAAGTCAGAAAAATAGAAAGATCATAGATTCCAGATTTGCAGTCacacaaacaaaactaaagccaaaaacaaaaacaaaactcgTCTTTCAATAGTCTAAACGATAACAAGAGTCCTTTCAGGGTAAACCAGAACCAGATGGTGCTGCTGCACTGTAACCGCCTGCACCACGGCCAAATCCAGGCCTACCACCACTTCCCTGTCAACATAACACACAAACGCAATGTTAGACAAAACCTCCTCACCATCTGTATCAATAAGCTCAGAGGCTTTTCAGTAAACTAAGAGGGGAGCGAGACAGAGAGTTTTACTTGGAAAGACGGCTGGTAATCAGCTGGAGCTCCACCCTTCTCACCTGCTGCATCACCACCACGTGCCCCACCACGGT
The Brassica napus cultivar Da-Ae chromosome A1, Da-Ae, whole genome shotgun sequence DNA segment above includes these coding regions:
- the LOC106442829 gene encoding glutaminyl-peptide cyclotransferase-like isoform X2; protein product: MATRSSSSYKKRHTKQRSMPPHLPTPASRQFFSSRRRILMMTIPLALFSAAIFLFFMPFNGSGRSSDSSLGLLSTINEIEVVAEFPHDPNAFTQGLLYAGDDTLFESTGLYGQSSVRKVSLQTGKVEVIEKMGDKYFGEGLTLLGESLFQVAWLTTTGFSYDLSNLTKVKPFKHHMKDGWGLATDGQVLFGSDGTSTLYRMDPRTMKVTDKHVIKYNGIEVRYLNELEYINNEVWANVWQSDCIARISPKDGSLLGWILLPELRQGLLHSGHGRIDVLNGIAWDSEKKRLFVTGKLWPKLYEIKLKPAAAKSERQIARQCLV
- the LOC106442829 gene encoding glutaminyl-peptide cyclotransferase-like isoform X1, translated to MATRSSSSYKKRHTKQRSMPPHLPTPASRQFFSSRRRILMMTIPLALFSAAIFLFFMPFNGSGRSSDSSLGLLSTINEIEVVAEFPHDPNAFTQGLLYAGDDTLFESTGLYGQSSVRKVSLQTGKVEVIEKMGDKYFGEGLTLLGESLFQVAWLTTTGFSYDLSNLTKVKPFKHHMKDGWGLATDGQVLFGSDGTSTLYRMDPRTMKVTDKHVIKYNGIEVRYLNELEYINNEVWANVWQSDCIARISPKDGSLLGWILLPELRLVLSLLTCSICVGYKPLCYRIDHSSFFFLRRQGLLHSGHGRIDVLNGIAWDSEKKRLFVTGKLWPKLYEIKLKPAAAKSERQIARQCLV
- the LOC106442829 gene encoding glutaminyl-peptide cyclotransferase-like isoform X3; this encodes MATRSSSSYKKRHTKQRSMPPHLPTPASRQFFSSRRRILMMTIPLALFSAAIFLFFMPFNGSGRSSDSSLGLLSTINEIEVVAEFPHDPNAFTQGLLYAGDDTLFESTGLYGQSSVRKVSLQTGKVKPFKHHMKDGWGLATDGQVLFGSDGTSTLYRMDPRTMKVTDKHVIKYNGIEVRYLNELEYINNEVWANVWQSDCIARISPKDGSLLGWILLPELRLVLSLLTCSICVGYKPLCYRIDHSSFFFLRRQGLLHSGHGRIDVLNGIAWDSEKKRLFVTGKLWPKLYEIKLKPAAAKSERQIARQCLV